The Mycolicibacterium hassiacum DSM 44199 genome includes a window with the following:
- a CDS encoding cation diffusion facilitator family transporter, which yields MGAGHDHGSPDTRVSRMLIAAAILTAFFVVELTTALAIDSIALLADAGHMLTDLVAMFMGLTAVLLARHGRSSPARTYGWHRAEVFTAVANAALLIGVAGFILYEAVERLGNAPEVPGVPMIVVALAGLAANAVVVLLLRSHSQTSLAVKGAYMEVLADTVGSIGVLIAGVVTVTTGWPYADVVVAVLVALWVLPRAISLARSALRILSESSPSHIDVEELRSALSAVEGVTDVHDLHVWTLVPGKDMVTAHLTSADDAARVLDDARAVLAARGLEHATVQVEPPDSTDCHCHAD from the coding sequence ATGGGTGCCGGGCACGACCATGGATCGCCGGACACCCGCGTCAGCCGGATGCTGATCGCCGCGGCGATCCTGACCGCGTTCTTCGTGGTCGAGTTGACCACCGCGCTGGCGATCGACTCGATCGCACTGCTGGCTGACGCCGGCCACATGCTCACCGACCTGGTGGCGATGTTCATGGGCCTGACCGCGGTGCTGTTGGCCCGCCACGGCCGCAGTTCACCGGCCCGCACCTACGGCTGGCACCGGGCCGAGGTGTTCACCGCGGTCGCCAACGCGGCGCTGTTGATCGGCGTGGCCGGGTTCATCCTCTACGAGGCGGTGGAACGACTCGGCAACGCGCCGGAGGTGCCCGGGGTCCCGATGATCGTCGTGGCGCTGGCCGGACTGGCGGCCAACGCCGTCGTCGTGCTGCTGTTGCGGTCGCACTCGCAGACCAGCCTGGCGGTCAAGGGCGCCTACATGGAGGTGCTGGCCGACACGGTCGGCAGCATCGGGGTGCTCATCGCCGGTGTGGTCACGGTGACCACCGGTTGGCCCTACGCCGACGTGGTGGTCGCGGTGCTGGTCGCGCTGTGGGTGCTGCCGCGGGCGATCTCGCTGGCGCGCTCGGCGCTGCGGATCCTGTCGGAGTCCTCCCCGTCACACATCGACGTCGAGGAACTGCGCTCGGCGCTGTCCGCGGTCGAGGGCGTCACCGATGTGCACGACCTGCACGTGTGGACGCTGGTGCCCGGCAAGGACATGGTGACCGCGCACCTGACCAGTGCCGACGACGCGGCGCGGGTGCTCGACGACGCCCGGGCGGTGCTGGCGGCCCGGGGACTCGAGCATGCGACCGTGCAGGTGGAGCCGCCGGACAGCACCGACTGCCACTGCCACGCGGACTGA
- a CDS encoding site-2 protease family protein, with product MNVRPLQRPSVRPSPIFLALVAVTGVGGVLAWQCGSDVERPLAYLGVFVFVIVGWLVSLCLHEFAHAFSAWRFGDRGVEARGYLRLAPLKYSHPLLSLGLPVLIIAIGGIGLPGGAVYVQTAGMTKRQRSLVSLAGPATNLVLAIVLLAAARLGYDPQHAVFWAGVAFLGFLQVTAFVLNILPVPGLDGYGALEPHLSPQTRRTLAPIAPWGLFIVLLLLFTPRLNAWFWGVVLWFFDLSGVPNALVRIGSTLTRFWSAWT from the coding sequence GTGAACGTCCGGCCGCTGCAGCGCCCCTCGGTGCGCCCGAGCCCGATCTTCCTCGCCCTGGTCGCGGTGACCGGGGTCGGCGGGGTGCTGGCGTGGCAGTGCGGCAGCGACGTCGAACGGCCGCTGGCCTATCTCGGTGTGTTCGTGTTCGTCATCGTCGGCTGGCTGGTGTCGCTGTGCCTGCACGAGTTCGCCCACGCGTTCTCGGCCTGGCGGTTCGGCGACCGCGGCGTCGAGGCGCGCGGCTATCTGCGGCTGGCCCCGCTGAAGTACTCGCACCCGCTGCTGTCGCTGGGGCTGCCGGTGCTGATCATCGCGATCGGCGGAATCGGGCTGCCCGGCGGCGCGGTGTACGTGCAGACCGCCGGCATGACCAAGCGGCAGAGATCGCTGGTCAGCCTGGCCGGTCCGGCGACGAACCTGGTGCTGGCGATCGTGCTGCTGGCGGCGGCCCGGCTGGGTTACGACCCGCAGCACGCGGTGTTCTGGGCCGGGGTGGCGTTTCTGGGTTTCCTGCAGGTCACCGCGTTCGTGCTGAACATCCTGCCGGTGCCGGGCCTGGACGGTTACGGGGCGCTGGAACCGCACCTGAGCCCGCAGACCCGGCGCACCCTGGCCCCGATCGCGCCGTGGGGGCTGTTCATCGTGCTGCTGTTGCTGTTCACCCCGCGGCTCAACGCGTGGTTCTGGGGTGTGGTGCTGTGGTTCTTCGACCTCTCCGGGGTGCCGAACGCGCTGGTGCGCATCGGCTCCACGCTGACCCGGTTCTGGTCGGCCTGGACCTGA
- a CDS encoding adenylosuccinate synthase: protein MPAIVLIGAQWGDEGKGKATDLLGGRVQWVVRYQGGNNAGHTVVLPTGENFALHLIPSGILTPGVTNVIGNGVVVDPGVLLDELKGLEERGVDTERLLISADAHLLMPYHVAIDKVVERWAGKKKIGTTGRGIGPCYQDKIARIGIRVADVLDELALAEKIEAALEFKNQVLVKIYNRKALDPSEVVDTLLQQAEGFKHRIADTRLLLNEALERGETVLLEGSQGTLLDVDHGTYPYVTSSNPTAGGAAVGSGIGPTRITTVLGILKAYTTRVGSGPFPTELFDDKGEYLSKTGGEFGVTTGRRRRCGWFDAVIARYATRVNGITDYFLTKLDVLSSLETVPICVGYRIDGKRVDEMPMTQADIARAEPIYEELPGWWEDISDAREFDDLPAKARDYVLRLEELAGAPISCIGVGPGRDQTIVRRDILAGAR, encoded by the coding sequence ATGCCGGCAATCGTGCTCATCGGCGCCCAGTGGGGCGACGAGGGCAAAGGTAAGGCCACCGATCTGCTCGGTGGCCGGGTGCAGTGGGTGGTCCGTTACCAGGGCGGTAACAACGCCGGCCACACCGTGGTGCTGCCGACCGGGGAGAACTTCGCCCTGCACCTGATCCCGTCGGGGATCCTCACGCCCGGCGTCACCAACGTCATCGGTAACGGCGTCGTGGTCGATCCGGGGGTGCTGCTCGACGAGCTGAAGGGCCTCGAGGAGCGGGGCGTGGACACCGAGCGGCTGCTGATCTCCGCCGACGCGCACCTGCTGATGCCCTACCACGTGGCCATCGACAAGGTCGTCGAACGCTGGGCGGGCAAGAAGAAGATCGGCACCACCGGCCGCGGCATCGGGCCGTGCTACCAGGACAAGATCGCCCGCATCGGCATCCGGGTCGCCGACGTCCTCGACGAGTTGGCGCTGGCCGAGAAGATCGAGGCCGCACTGGAATTCAAGAACCAGGTGCTGGTCAAGATCTACAACCGCAAAGCGCTGGACCCCAGCGAGGTGGTCGACACCCTGCTGCAGCAGGCCGAGGGGTTCAAACACCGCATCGCCGACACCCGGCTGCTGCTCAACGAGGCGCTCGAACGCGGCGAGACGGTGCTGCTGGAGGGGTCGCAGGGCACCCTGCTCGACGTCGACCACGGCACCTATCCCTATGTGACGTCGTCGAATCCGACCGCCGGCGGGGCGGCGGTGGGCTCCGGGATCGGGCCGACCCGCATCACCACGGTGCTGGGCATTCTCAAGGCCTACACCACCCGGGTCGGCAGTGGCCCGTTCCCCACCGAGTTGTTCGACGACAAAGGCGAATACCTGTCCAAGACCGGCGGCGAGTTCGGGGTGACGACCGGGCGGCGGCGCCGGTGCGGCTGGTTCGACGCGGTGATCGCCCGCTACGCCACCCGGGTCAACGGCATCACCGACTACTTCCTGACCAAGCTCGATGTGTTGTCGAGCCTGGAGACGGTGCCGATCTGCGTGGGTTACCGCATCGACGGCAAGCGGGTCGACGAGATGCCGATGACCCAGGCCGACATCGCCCGCGCCGAACCGATCTACGAGGAGCTGCCCGGTTGGTGGGAGGACATCTCTGACGCCCGGGAGTTCGACGACCTGCCCGCCAAGGCCCGCGACTATGTGCTTCGGCTCGAAGAGCTTGCCGGAGCACCGATCTCGTGCATCGGCGTGGGGCCCGGACGGGACCAGACCATTGTGCGCCGCGACATCCTGGCGGGCGCCCGGTGA
- a CDS encoding PaaI family thioesterase — MSEDPYRLDPDYDRHGGFPKFEIAEPGPGFGRFLAAMRRAQDLAVSANPDDETWDRAADLAEQLVALLDPFEAPEGVGPANRVPTLPGAGSLLMPPFEITRLEPDGVELRVRFSRFWVGGNYAVHGGVLPLLFDTVFGMVVHAVGRPISRTAFLHVDYRNVTPIDTPLRARGWLREAQGRKAFVNAELYGPEDVLLAEANGLMVQLRPGQP; from the coding sequence GTGAGCGAGGACCCCTACCGGCTCGACCCCGACTACGACCGGCACGGCGGCTTCCCGAAGTTCGAGATCGCCGAGCCCGGTCCCGGCTTCGGCCGGTTCCTGGCCGCGATGCGCCGTGCCCAGGATCTCGCGGTGTCGGCGAACCCGGACGACGAAACCTGGGACCGGGCGGCCGATCTCGCCGAACAACTGGTGGCGCTGCTGGACCCGTTCGAGGCGCCCGAGGGGGTGGGCCCGGCCAACCGGGTGCCGACGCTGCCCGGGGCGGGCAGCCTGCTGATGCCGCCGTTCGAGATCACCCGGCTCGAACCCGACGGGGTGGAGCTGCGGGTGCGGTTCAGCCGGTTCTGGGTGGGTGGCAACTACGCGGTGCACGGCGGGGTGCTGCCGCTGCTGTTCGACACCGTCTTCGGCATGGTGGTACACGCGGTCGGCCGGCCGATCAGCCGTACCGCGTTCCTGCACGTCGACTACCGCAATGTGACCCCGATCGACACCCCGTTGCGGGCCCGGGGATGGCTGCGAGAAGCCCAGGGCCGCAAGGCCTTCGTCAATGCCGAGCTGTACGGCCCGGAGGATGTGCTGCTGGCCGAGGCAAACGGGTTGATGGTCCAGTTGCGGCCCGGCCAGCCCTAG
- a CDS encoding MMPL family transporter: MTRRLSWLLALLVIAASGALMALGDSGESNQRSPEQVPAQAQSARLDELRSQFPGGDRAPAIVVVTRTDDTPLSPDDIAAAGRLGVTPPQVSDDGIAALAVVPLDAELSGFALTDAVEQLRADVAERLPDHLRAEVTGGPAFGADIADSFSGANITLLAVTAAVVALLLIITYRSPVLWLVPLLVIGFADRVAAVLGTAVADALGMQPDGSTAGITSVLVFGAGTNYALLLISRYREELGRTDDHQEALSTAVRRAGPAIIASNATVVLALATLLLASTPSVRSLGVQAAAGLVVAAVFVLLVLPPLLGLFGRRLFWPFIPRVGATPLTDRGIWHRIAAAVARRPGRIAVAAIAGLAVLTTGLIGLPVGLSQTDQFRVQAESVSGYRTLAAHFPSGLVDPTRVVGPSAEAAELQRAIETTPGVVAVTPAGRSPTGLTVWSVVLDAEPASAQAFATIDRLREAVAAVDDTALVGGSDAAARDAGAAAGHDRLVVIPAILIVVLAVLYVLLRSALAPLVLVAVTVLSSLAALGLGGWASVHVFGFPALDFTAPLFAFLFLVALGVDYTIFLVTRAREETPDHGTRDGIVRAVSATGAVITSAGIVLAAVFCVLGVLPLIVLTQVGIIVGLGILLDTFVVRTVIIPALFTLIGPAIWWPARLDPAAGDRGGRHRRH, from the coding sequence ATGACGCGGCGCCTCTCCTGGCTGCTGGCCCTGCTCGTCATCGCGGCCTCCGGCGCGCTGATGGCGCTGGGCGACAGCGGCGAATCCAACCAGCGCTCCCCCGAGCAGGTACCGGCCCAAGCGCAGTCCGCCCGCCTCGACGAGCTGCGCTCACAGTTCCCCGGCGGCGACCGGGCCCCGGCGATCGTCGTCGTCACCCGCACCGACGACACCCCGCTGAGCCCGGACGACATCGCGGCCGCCGGACGGCTCGGCGTGACCCCGCCGCAGGTGTCCGACGACGGGATCGCCGCGCTGGCGGTGGTGCCGCTGGACGCCGAGCTGTCCGGGTTCGCGCTCACCGACGCGGTCGAGCAGCTGCGCGCCGACGTCGCCGAACGGCTGCCCGATCACCTGCGGGCCGAGGTCACCGGCGGACCGGCGTTCGGCGCCGACATCGCCGATTCGTTCTCCGGCGCCAACATCACCCTGCTCGCCGTCACCGCGGCCGTGGTGGCGCTGCTGCTGATCATCACCTACCGCTCACCGGTGCTGTGGCTGGTGCCGCTGCTGGTCATCGGCTTCGCCGACCGAGTCGCGGCGGTGCTGGGCACCGCGGTGGCCGACGCACTCGGCATGCAGCCGGACGGGTCGACCGCCGGGATCACCAGTGTGCTGGTGTTCGGCGCGGGCACCAACTACGCGCTGCTGCTGATCTCGCGTTACCGCGAGGAACTCGGCCGCACCGACGACCATCAAGAGGCGCTGAGCACCGCGGTGCGCCGGGCCGGCCCGGCGATCATCGCCAGCAACGCCACCGTGGTGCTGGCGCTGGCGACGCTGCTGCTGGCGTCCACACCGAGCGTGCGCAGCCTGGGCGTGCAGGCCGCCGCGGGTCTGGTGGTGGCCGCGGTGTTCGTGCTGCTGGTGTTGCCGCCGCTGCTCGGCCTGTTCGGCCGGCGGCTGTTCTGGCCGTTCATCCCGCGGGTGGGCGCGACACCGTTGACCGACCGCGGCATCTGGCACCGCATCGCGGCCGCGGTGGCGCGCCGGCCGGGCCGGATCGCGGTGGCGGCGATCGCCGGGCTGGCGGTGCTGACCACCGGGCTGATCGGGTTACCGGTCGGGCTGTCGCAGACCGACCAGTTCCGGGTGCAGGCCGAATCGGTGAGCGGCTACCGCACGCTGGCGGCGCACTTCCCGTCCGGGCTGGTCGACCCGACCCGGGTGGTGGGCCCGAGCGCGGAGGCCGCCGAACTGCAGCGCGCCATCGAGACCACCCCGGGGGTGGTGGCGGTGACGCCGGCCGGCCGCAGCCCCACCGGGCTCACGGTGTGGTCGGTGGTGCTCGACGCCGAACCGGCCTCCGCGCAGGCGTTCGCAACCATCGACCGGCTGCGCGAGGCGGTCGCCGCCGTCGACGACACCGCGCTGGTGGGCGGTTCGGACGCGGCCGCCCGCGACGCCGGGGCCGCCGCCGGCCACGACCGGCTGGTGGTGATCCCCGCGATCCTGATCGTGGTGCTCGCGGTGCTCTACGTGCTGCTGCGCTCGGCGCTCGCACCGCTGGTGCTGGTGGCGGTGACGGTGCTGAGCTCGCTGGCCGCGCTCGGCCTGGGCGGCTGGGCCAGCGTACACGTATTCGGTTTCCCCGCACTGGATTTCACCGCGCCGCTGTTCGCGTTCCTGTTCCTGGTGGCGCTGGGGGTGGACTACACCATCTTCCTGGTGACCCGGGCGCGGGAGGAGACGCCCGACCACGGCACCCGCGACGGCATCGTGCGCGCGGTGTCGGCCACCGGCGCGGTGATCACCAGCGCCGGGATCGTGCTGGCCGCGGTGTTCTGCGTGCTCGGGGTGCTGCCGCTGATCGTGCTCACCCAGGTGGGCATCATCGTGGGCCTGGGCATCCTGCTGGACACCTTCGTGGTGCGCACGGTGATCATCCCGGCGCTGTTCACCCTGATCGGCCCGGCCATCTGGTGGCCGGCGCGGCTGGATCCGGCCGCCGGCGACCGGGGCGGCCGGCACCGGAGGCACTAG
- a CDS encoding MarR family winged helix-turn-helix transcriptional regulator — translation MAGEVRPDAPGDPDAPVDRRGLEEAIAADVRRLSAESDQIARIFAARHRVAANDFRALLHVMVAETAGSPLTAGELRALMGMSGAAITYLVERMIESGHLRRDSDPRDRRKVILRVAEPGRRVAREFFTPLAEQTHRALVGLTDDELGAAHRTFTALVAAMRAFREELGAAEAGRGAGRSSGRLDPR, via the coding sequence GTGGCTGGGGAAGTGCGCCCGGATGCTCCCGGGGACCCGGATGCGCCGGTGGACCGCCGCGGTCTGGAGGAGGCGATCGCCGCGGATGTGCGCCGGCTCAGTGCCGAGTCCGATCAGATCGCGCGGATCTTCGCGGCCCGTCATCGGGTGGCCGCCAACGATTTCCGGGCGTTGCTGCACGTCATGGTGGCCGAGACCGCCGGCAGCCCGCTGACCGCCGGGGAGTTGCGCGCGCTGATGGGCATGTCGGGTGCGGCGATCACCTATCTCGTCGAGCGCATGATCGAATCCGGCCATCTGCGCCGCGACTCCGACCCCCGCGACCGGCGCAAGGTCATCCTGCGGGTGGCCGAGCCGGGCAGGCGGGTCGCCCGCGAGTTCTTCACCCCGCTGGCCGAACAGACCCACCGCGCGCTGGTCGGGTTGACCGACGACGAGTTGGGTGCGGCGCACCGGACGTTCACCGCGCTGGTCGCCGCGATGCGCGCGTTCCGCGAGGAGCTCGGCGCGGCCGAAGCGGGGCGCGGCGCCGGCCGGTCATCTGGCAGGCTGGACCCGCGATGA
- the purT gene encoding formate-dependent phosphoribosylglycinamide formyltransferase, translating into MTEPTATPPDNPSAGAGDSGAAADQAAQPTPEPVVPETVATGTVAPEGAPDAEAPDPAGADQDRPTPAPPAGGAVMLLGSGAFTHELALAFQRLGAEVIAVDEHADAPAQRVADRSAVVNITDADAVTAVIDREKPRYVVVEAAHVATDALIAVAERGEVEVFPTPRSARLSLDREGLRRLVSDELGLPTAPFWFASSADELAAVARHAGFPLVVKPITAAAGEGESVLVRPEDVEPAFTRAVTAGRAPQHRVMVETVVDVDFQVSLLTIRTVGPAGPVVHFCEPIGHRFGDDHTLESWQPQQLSPAARGVAKSIGARIVNSLGGRGVFGVELLVHGDEVYFDSVTPRPPDSGLVTLRSQRLSQFELHARAILGLPLDTIMVSPGAADVHYADSADDAPDSRAAHPVVTEALAVAESDLRLLGGADGAGSRRRRAVALATAPDPIVARDRARRVSAVLRKIW; encoded by the coding sequence ATGACTGAACCGACGGCCACCCCACCCGACAACCCATCCGCCGGAGCCGGTGACTCCGGCGCAGCCGCCGACCAGGCCGCGCAGCCCACGCCGGAACCGGTCGTTCCGGAGACGGTCGCCACGGGCACGGTCGCCCCCGAAGGCGCCCCCGATGCGGAAGCCCCGGACCCGGCCGGTGCGGACCAGGACCGGCCCACCCCGGCGCCGCCCGCGGGTGGCGCGGTCATGCTGCTCGGTTCGGGCGCGTTCACCCACGAGTTGGCGCTGGCGTTCCAGCGGCTGGGCGCGGAGGTGATCGCGGTCGACGAGCACGCCGACGCGCCCGCGCAGCGGGTGGCGGACCGGTCGGCGGTGGTGAACATCACCGATGCCGACGCCGTCACCGCGGTGATCGACCGGGAGAAGCCCCGCTATGTGGTCGTCGAGGCGGCCCACGTCGCCACCGATGCGCTGATCGCGGTGGCCGAACGCGGTGAGGTGGAGGTGTTCCCGACGCCGCGCAGCGCCCGGCTGTCGCTGGACCGGGAGGGGTTGCGGCGGTTGGTCTCCGACGAGCTGGGCCTGCCGACCGCGCCGTTCTGGTTCGCGTCCTCGGCCGACGAGCTCGCGGCGGTGGCCCGGCACGCGGGGTTCCCGTTGGTGGTCAAGCCGATCACCGCAGCCGCCGGCGAGGGCGAGTCGGTGCTGGTGCGGCCCGAGGACGTGGAGCCGGCGTTCACCCGGGCCGTCACCGCCGGCCGGGCGCCGCAGCACCGGGTGATGGTCGAGACCGTCGTCGACGTCGACTTCCAGGTCAGCCTGCTGACGATCCGCACCGTCGGTCCGGCCGGTCCGGTGGTGCACTTCTGCGAACCGATCGGCCACCGGTTCGGCGACGACCACACGCTCGAGTCGTGGCAGCCGCAGCAGCTGTCACCCGCCGCGCGCGGGGTGGCCAAGTCGATCGGCGCCCGGATCGTCAACTCGCTGGGCGGCCGCGGCGTGTTCGGGGTGGAGCTGCTGGTCCACGGCGACGAGGTGTACTTCGACAGCGTCACCCCGCGCCCGCCCGACTCCGGGCTGGTGACGCTGCGGTCCCAGCGCCTGTCGCAGTTCGAACTGCACGCCCGCGCCATCCTGGGCCTGCCACTGGACACCATCATGGTGTCGCCGGGCGCGGCCGATGTGCACTACGCCGACAGCGCCGACGATGCCCCCGACTCCCGGGCCGCGCACCCGGTGGTGACCGAGGCGCTCGCGGTCGCCGAGAGCGATCTGCGGCTGCTCGGCGGGGCCGACGGTGCCGGGTCCCGGCGGCGCCGCGCCGTCGCACTGGCCACCGCACCGGACCCGATCGTCGCCCGCGACCGCGCCCGCCGGGTGTCGGCGGTGCTGCGCAAGATCTGGTGA
- a CDS encoding Rv0361 family membrane protein — MSPQPEPEPTSGRPTAAPFLGALAIVLLALIVMGLTKLFLAGDGSPEQQITRAAVAQNDALQRRDYAAFRTYTCAAQHSTEADVLAQQEDSVGKRGERYLDEVKDVAIDGDRATAKVVYHFDKNPDAKTEAAITFAREDGAWKVCSPGPR, encoded by the coding sequence ATGAGCCCTCAACCCGAACCCGAACCGACGTCCGGCCGGCCCACCGCCGCCCCGTTCCTGGGCGCGCTGGCAATCGTTCTGCTCGCGCTGATCGTAATGGGGCTGACGAAGCTGTTCCTGGCCGGCGACGGGTCGCCCGAACAGCAGATCACCCGCGCCGCGGTGGCGCAGAACGACGCGTTGCAGCGCCGCGACTACGCCGCCTTCCGCACCTACACCTGCGCGGCGCAGCACAGCACCGAAGCCGATGTGCTTGCCCAGCAGGAGGATTCGGTGGGCAAGCGGGGTGAGCGGTACCTCGACGAGGTCAAGGACGTCGCGATCGACGGGGACCGGGCCACCGCCAAGGTCGTCTACCACTTCGACAAGAACCCGGACGCCAAGACCGAGGCCGCGATCACGTTCGCCCGGGAGGACGGGGCCTGGAAGGTCTGTTCGCCCGGCCCCCGCTAG
- a CDS encoding rhodanese-like domain-containing protein: MSYAGDITPEEAWKLLSEDPDAVLVDCRTEAEWRFVGVPDLSSLQRDVVFVEWNRTDGSHNDGFIEDLKAAGVTPDPRGERPVIFLCRSGNRSIAAAEAATEAGITPSYNVLDGFEGHLDEHQHRGSTGWKAVGLPWKQS; the protein is encoded by the coding sequence GTGAGTTATGCCGGAGACATCACGCCTGAGGAGGCCTGGAAGCTGCTCAGCGAGGATCCCGACGCCGTGCTGGTGGACTGTCGCACGGAGGCCGAGTGGCGTTTCGTCGGGGTTCCGGACCTGTCGTCGCTGCAGCGTGATGTCGTGTTCGTCGAGTGGAACCGCACCGACGGCAGCCACAACGACGGCTTCATCGAGGACCTGAAGGCCGCCGGCGTGACGCCCGATCCCCGTGGCGAACGCCCGGTGATCTTCCTGTGCCGGTCGGGCAACCGCTCGATCGCGGCCGCCGAGGCGGCGACCGAGGCGGGCATCACCCCGTCCTACAACGTGCTCGACGGGTTCGAGGGGCACCTCGACGAACATCAACATCGCGGCAGCACCGGTTGGAAGGCTGTCGGCCTGCCTTGGAAGCAATCGTGA
- a CDS encoding O-succinylhomoserine sulfhydrylase encodes MKEQPAEEKPSVRRPAALPEGVSQATIGVRGGLMRSVFEETAEAMYLSSGYVYSSAAEAERAFAGDVDRYVYSRYGNPTISMFEERLRLLEGAEACFATATGMSAVFTALGALLAAGDRLVAARSLFGSCFVVCNEILPRWGVETVFVDGEDLSQWEEALSKPTKAVFFETPSNPMQSLVDIAAVCELAHAAGAKVVLDNVFATPILQQGFPLGVDVVVYSGTKHIDGQGRVLGGAILGSKEYIDEHVQKLMRHTGPAISPFNAWVLLKGLETLALRVERQNASAHRIAEFLQSHPAVNWVRYPFLESHPQYDLAKRQMSGGGTVVTFELKVPGGAGNPDAAKARAFEVLDRLRLVDISNNLGDSKSLITHPATTTHRAMGAQGRAAIGLGDGVVRISVGLEGTEDLIADLDQALS; translated from the coding sequence GTGAAAGAACAGCCAGCAGAAGAGAAGCCGTCGGTCCGCCGCCCCGCCGCACTCCCGGAGGGGGTGAGCCAGGCCACTATCGGTGTGCGCGGCGGCCTGATGCGGTCGGTGTTCGAGGAGACCGCCGAGGCGATGTACCTCAGCTCCGGGTACGTGTACTCGTCGGCGGCCGAGGCCGAGCGGGCGTTCGCCGGCGACGTCGACCGCTACGTGTACTCCCGCTACGGCAACCCGACGATCTCGATGTTCGAGGAGCGGCTGCGGCTCCTCGAGGGCGCGGAGGCTTGTTTCGCCACCGCCACCGGCATGTCGGCGGTGTTCACCGCGCTCGGTGCGCTGCTGGCGGCCGGCGACCGGTTGGTGGCCGCCCGCAGCCTGTTCGGGTCGTGCTTCGTGGTGTGCAACGAGATCCTGCCGCGCTGGGGCGTGGAGACGGTGTTCGTCGACGGTGAGGACCTGTCGCAGTGGGAGGAGGCGCTGTCCAAGCCCACCAAGGCGGTGTTCTTCGAAACCCCGTCCAACCCGATGCAGTCGCTGGTCGACATCGCGGCGGTGTGCGAGCTCGCGCATGCCGCGGGGGCGAAGGTGGTGCTGGACAACGTGTTCGCCACGCCGATCCTGCAGCAGGGCTTCCCGCTGGGGGTGGACGTGGTGGTGTACTCGGGCACCAAGCACATCGACGGGCAGGGGCGGGTGCTCGGCGGGGCGATCCTGGGCTCCAAGGAGTACATCGACGAGCACGTGCAGAAACTCATGCGCCACACCGGCCCGGCGATCAGCCCGTTCAACGCCTGGGTCCTGCTCAAGGGCCTGGAGACGCTCGCGCTGCGGGTCGAGCGGCAGAATGCGTCGGCGCATCGCATCGCCGAGTTCCTTCAGAGCCATCCGGCGGTGAACTGGGTACGCTACCCGTTCTTGGAGTCGCATCCGCAGTACGACCTGGCCAAGCGCCAGATGTCCGGCGGCGGAACGGTTGTCACGTTCGAGCTGAAGGTCCCCGGCGGAGCCGGGAATCCGGACGCGGCCAAGGCGCGGGCGTTCGAGGTGCTCGACCGGCTGCGGCTGGTCGACATCTCCAACAACCTCGGTGACTCCAAGTCGCTGATCACCCACCCGGCGACCACGACGCATCGTGCGATGGGCGCGCAGGGCCGCGCGGCGATCGGCCTGGGCGACGGTGTGGTGCGGATCTCGGTGGGCCTGGAGGGCACCGAGGATCTGATCGCCGACCTCGACCAGGCGCTGAGTTAG
- a CDS encoding SDR family oxidoreductase: MDRIRGKTVAITGAARGIGFATAKALLARGARVVIGDRDVALQESAVAQLGNLGPVSGYPLDVTDRDSFATFLDKARTDGGGHIDVLINNAGVMPIGPFLEQDEQAIRSSIEVNLYGVLTGCQLVLPDMIARRSGHIINISSLSGLIPVPGQVIYNAAKFGVVGLSVALADEVAPHGVEVSVVMPPFTKTELISGTRTGGAIQPVEPEDIAGAVVRTLDKPKTHVSVPAALRFTAQAAQLLGPRGRRWLNRRLGLDRVFLEFDRTARQSYEQRARAALGLVEGEGKGIGTGEGKGEGGAKN, translated from the coding sequence ATGGATCGGATCAGGGGTAAGACCGTCGCGATCACCGGCGCCGCCCGCGGAATCGGGTTCGCCACCGCCAAGGCGCTGCTGGCGCGCGGGGCGCGGGTGGTCATCGGCGACCGCGACGTGGCACTGCAGGAATCGGCCGTGGCCCAGCTGGGCAACCTGGGGCCGGTGTCGGGTTATCCGCTCGACGTGACCGACCGCGACTCGTTCGCCACCTTCCTGGACAAGGCCCGAACCGACGGCGGCGGCCACATCGACGTGCTGATCAACAACGCCGGGGTGATGCCGATCGGCCCGTTCCTCGAGCAGGACGAGCAGGCGATCCGGTCCTCGATCGAGGTGAACCTCTACGGGGTGCTCACCGGCTGCCAGCTGGTGCTGCCCGACATGATCGCGCGGCGCTCCGGGCACATCATCAACATCTCGTCGCTGTCCGGGCTGATCCCGGTCCCGGGGCAGGTCATCTACAACGCGGCCAAATTCGGTGTGGTGGGGCTGTCGGTGGCGCTGGCTGACGAGGTCGCCCCGCACGGGGTCGAGGTGTCGGTGGTCATGCCGCCGTTCACCAAGACCGAGCTGATCTCGGGCACCAGGACCGGCGGGGCGATCCAACCGGTGGAGCCGGAGGACATCGCCGGCGCGGTGGTCAGGACCCTCGACAAGCCAAAGACCCACGTGTCGGTGCCCGCGGCGCTGCGCTTCACCGCACAGGCCGCGCAGCTGCTGGGCCCCCGCGGACGGCGCTGGCTCAACCGCCGGCTCGGACTCGACCGGGTGTTCTTGGAGTTCGACCGGACCGCACGCCAGAGCTACGAGCAGCGGGCGCGGGCGGCGCTGGGCCTCGTCGAAGGCGAAGGCAAAGGCATAGGCACAGGCGAGGGCAAAGGCGAGGGCGGCGCCAAGAACTGA